The genomic region ATTCGTCAATGAGAGTGAGGAAGCGATAATTGCTGTTGTTGTGAGAAATGGGACAAAGCTCAGATCCGTTGACGCAGTCATCGATACAGGATTTACGGGTTTTCTGAGTTTGCCAATTTCGATGATTGATGCACTTGGACTTGCGTGGAGTTATCGTGATCGCGGTACGTTGGGTGATGGCAGTGAAACGCTGTTTGATATTTATGAGGGTACTGTCATCTGGGATGGAAAGATTCAGGCAATTGAGATTAATGCTGCTGATACCGAACCATTACTGGGTATGAGGATATTACAGGGGTATCGTTTGCAACTTGATAATGTCCCTGGTGGTCTCGTAAAGATTGAAATTTTGCCGGATCGATAGGACCGATTATCCGTGGCAATGGGCTGTTTAATCGGTTTGTGTTGCGATGGTTAGGGATTGATTTGCTGCATAAACCATTTGGCAGCGCTAATATTTGTGCCTTGGGCAAATTGCGCTAGAGTCTGTTCAAGCAAATCGGTAGTGACTCTCATCAGCACTTGCGAACTCTCATATTGCTGATATTTGCCATTTCGCCTAAGCCAAAAATCATCACGCGTCGTCCCTGGACATCAATCACCCAATACTCCCGAATGCCCAAAGCGGCATAGAGTTGCTTCATTTCATCCAAGTCTGTCGCTAAAGTCGTATCAGCAATTTCTCCGACTAAATCTGGTACGCGCCATTTGTTCAAATCCACCCGACGCTGCTCACCGGTTTTCCACTGTGGGCATCCCTCTCCGACATACAGCATCAAATCCGGTGCGGCTGCCTGCATTCCAGATTGCTCGATTAAGCAGCCACTCATCGATTGTGCGGTTGGCTCGGGATGGGCGATAAACCACAGCCCCATCAG from Romeriopsis navalis LEGE 11480 harbors:
- a CDS encoding Uma2 family endonuclease, which codes for MTAALPVLTQTKLPQWKTASWEDYKRLRDEEEAHRLFFHAGWLLVKDMGWEGISHAQIKDLFIMLMGLWFIAHPEPTAQSMSGCLIEQSGMQAAAPDLMLYVGEGCPQWKTGEQRRVDLNKWRVPDLVGEIADTTLATDLDEMKQLYAALGIREYWVIDVQGRRVMIFGLGEMANISNMRVRKC
- a CDS encoding clan AA aspartic protease, with protein sequence MMQGFVNESEEAIIAVVVRNGTKLRSVDAVIDTGFTGFLSLPISMIDALGLAWSYRDRGTLGDGSETLFDIYEGTVIWDGKIQAIEINAADTEPLLGMRILQGYRLQLDNVPGGLVKIEILPDR